In Vespula vulgaris chromosome 7, iyVesVulg1.1, whole genome shotgun sequence, a single window of DNA contains:
- the LOC127065286 gene encoding ectopic P granules protein 5 homolog isoform X1, whose product MEKQKSRQKKKKDKIIPPSLEQQIPDAPTLEEFECLFGESPTNYPKGECVENMESELHSAAIDTEIYEKEAAEKAAYEMECNLSVETTEICSESCISHDEIDGKHLATPMQHKDPLEGKVEEVRIVVSEIRLIDVLPSAPAAENQEITSTSEETTSLSNINSDKVLIKEDQIKNESEVSTNKTNAVHAITNDIKPFTENQLASLYNNQELSLVDAFITEFTEIQLRSHAIKQQHKLYELLMNYLRVRNHLIVNSHELERLKENCRETQKQLWCLDKASITETGECQDGNPVSAIHEYSIAHFNQQALLSLSRNLSAIKDILYNIQALYCYEAEVLRLQIEHYIQRVCIFCKEFTNLPPDAPVILMSVQTPSQTVPQLVELRMCITILFTFQRKILKDGKFVTDVRDWLSKLIAVLLRVATWQDHLFLLNHILRCPGGVMNWARSYIQIPLPPTNVIEVSISPLNDPYLDHMIATLAVILLPIKDRDKFLEQVQISLQDTASSPGDTIWVMLDEEGEEDEDIANFGANLFESDLISLLHQIPFNKLFQQILFIQYEDDKYYQNKNLITDHHMIRIFAFSTIIVKLLNKGLKTYDSPRYRQLAKRLSALIRDIVQYVSDQWEVFDKSQVADSSILLKLQTEYDSFLLKATLSIFSSRRLGAWQYLASIPYHIVSLTTLWQIFYTLHTDSTSTDVCMSTVTITEWETELNYSNVRKQFEEKLSSMPGDESYFLLTTFANMAMARTFIDYDFVRAATIDLFQIGFLSEKTQESCSKDARSLLSNLTNKHPTLLSDIILKLRDNFGSVGKLSLYLFTELKMDKWIPQEQDFKILSFWLHQHSLASTESHLARLVLTHINWGLEGNNLYLPVEIHRRVALLIVELVMKYVPDSPTQTASLLAEGVKQVSSIVRPQNSEQAFSLWAWEMLSRLRLHQLDQSDELSQRAISNPTVAFSYLPDMDSDPSLEILNTGVREKQPIACYVAVIMTLWGHSIPLICSKGFNQLQTLQCYYKYEQVLIALHHIVPLFVDCPDSLFKNDKFISLVITLVTADRTYMKMAKNLIAPEFPGPLLKQFSSMIDSHLYKYKRYCLHSPAKLMYLWLNVLILVPDWNKDQNVLHLMDTIIRAVFFHLDTRSIMENMFQSLYSLALKGNNENIATNRNPGSLGSFLSWATGSTNSLSLLGGSTQSIWVAYQVLLTEQYEREIKTGLWREILKELSLQAKISLDTALKRACGTVKMQAFNVNGLAIYRWSQQALNTPIEHPILSLLWQNFFTLFLARVPSTPGGTDQGGVGEKFFEGMINLNYLKKLKKRLHEITEYFQLKGEKGIDNGKPITDQRRIFYFNSAKFYKTLNLWLEEPRLQESGLYIPALPPQYMSQKLIVLMQGDQNPWFEYVDYWSAQQSQLEAVQEWEQICFRDPDNQYQKSTFVPPILLEIVDPLERIFKRLDTYEHPVSPPLLSSNNNLFTSVSRENLYAPETVITLIKPHLKIILDYAQTYNLLVSEHTAIDCSFLELIPTLYREIENYVTLHALCDPAPVHQKRVRSGVPPIVHCAGAAVIRIKVSEAHVSDGVDHMISQNRAEYENLLVKASQPPPSKITQGCVFMDHLITMLEHELSVSRINENTAVLQKVQKSGVQLFYHLVEFYTEEAALCPPTKQLITTCLEKLGQLFISGEESQGPQLLKTIMQRPNLGGLLGPHFTPVAGGASTFLQMYQTVVELSTGMNVDLCFVLLSKFDVASWLNYRRPRLSERSTFIDLISRALSNIGLNPEEEKLILHELFRNHLRLILLHEFPEHYGEVLSTILKGSESQTLSLDVWRDLLGTLSGKSKSAVVIHLSKIRDEIRHYATEQRLLSRQEMHDTAVLLSRHFMKERLQYGLYGLYPKYRVYNDPLTVFLGMVGHALVVLTLQSDRGSLADQLCEKIWPALSEMYAPWITPYWTRNLREPTAAWIQQLTDDRSVLLPWIITDGPYANRIVSMFVECIRFIIDTMPASNKILSFVWHFYVTNFAHPSIKDHILNVIHGNFLSLPWDRFCPSIGDVELMIKVIDQYLPDSHLFLGSVFTCINWSSWINESLTTFPLAIVARMHICLLNLIVKLSNEPNVRQNERAIQLITQAITFSWHLVDAAAYDQVINWHVMSCDPRVILSLDCEQIHPIDIALNNLLKVVAAYDPSVAYYHPTTLKKRQIYVRSSVKLLINCTTRYKSLLSTNSKAFTSTLSRMLDEMEAVIDTVSETQQIPEAGLLVTEFLHSINQSGPLVDYLRTSWTTWLLQRSASSPVLMGVLKVIGIVIASSSTLGELMEAALEAYFKYTVISEDGRPTWAAVLTILQPVVPRQPPLESVLVSEGRLLALYSVLLKRLPSCRDIREEGMLLINLIDWITAIKTTDIMEEKLPLLWAKACELAYRQCQYSENTVIAARALKGLARALIALADDAGQGWGILGAIGLRKGSQLSIRCKFLSRAIGVYCLAQLPESKCEHQIVRFTSHSPGVAPSRSPDPDTAEIRPSVEAIKAMQNLEGLLLNKQYVELKGDIERSIRLIRDSANSLHNAVVVIGALTGELYHQRYLHVLTE is encoded by the exons atggaaaaacaaaaaagtcgCCAG aagaagaagaaagacaaaataatACCACCTAGTCTGGAACAACAAATTCCAGATGCTCCAACTTTAGAAGAATTTGAGTGTCTTTTTGGAGAATCTCCTACTAATTATCCTAAAGGTGAATGCGTTGAAAATATGGAAAGTGAGTTACACTCTGCTGCTATAGATAcagaaatttatgaaaaggAAGCTGCTGAAAAAGCTGCTTATGAAATGGAATGTAATTTGTCTGTTGAAACTACAGAG atatgTTCAGAATCATGTATTTCACATGATGAAATTGATGGTAAACATCTTGCAACCCCAATGCAGCATAAAGATCCTTTAGaaggaaaagtagaagaagtcaGAATAGTAGTTTCAGAAATTCGCTTGATAGATGTTCTTCCATCAGCTCCTGCTGCTGAAAATCAAGAAATAACATCAACATCAGAAGAGACAACATCtttatctaatattaattCAGATAAAGTTCTAATCAAAGaggatcaaataaaaaatgaatcagAAGTATctacaaataaaacaaatgcAGTACATGCTATCACTAATGATATTAAACCATTTACAGAGAATCAGTTAGCATCTCTTTACAATAATCAAGAATTATCATTAGTTGATGCCTTTATTACAGAATTTACAGAGATTCAATTAAGAAGTCATGCAATTAAGCAACAACATAAACTTTATGAACTCCTTATGAACTATCTTCGTGTTAGAAATCATTTGATCGTCAATTCACATGAATTAgagagattaaaagaaaattgtagaGAGACACAAAAACAGTTATGGTGTCTGGATAAAGCTTCTATAACAGAAACTGGAGAGTGTCAAGATGGAAATCCTGTTAGTGCAATTCACGAATATTCTATTGCTCATTTCAATCAACAAGCACTACTTAGTTTATCACGAAATTTATCAGCAATTAAagacatattatataatatccaaGCATTATACTGTTACGAAGCAGAAGTATTGAGATTGCAAATTGAACATTATATCCAAAgagtttgtattttttgtaaGGAATTTACGAATCTACCACCAGATGCACCAGTAATTTTAATGTCAGTACAAACACCATCACAAACAGTACCACAGTTGGTTGAACTTAGAATGTGTATTACAATACTATTTacctttcaaagaaaaattttgaaagatgGAAAATTCGTTACCGATGTCAGAGATTGgctttcaaaattaatagCAGTTCTTTTAAGAGTAGCAACTTGGcaagatcatttatttttgttaaatcataTATTAAGATGTCCTGGAGGTGTTATGAATTGGGCACGTAGTTATATTCAAATTCCACTGCCACCAACAAATGTAATCGAAGTTTCTATATCTCCATTAAATGATCCATATCTTGATCATATGATAGCTACATTAGCTGTTATTTTACTTCCAATTAAAGATCGTGACAAGTTTTTAGAACAG gTACAAATATCACTACAAGATACAGCAAGTAGCCCAGGTGATACAATCTGGGTTATGTTAGATGAAGAAggtgaagaagatgaagatattGCTAATTTTGGTGCAAATTTATTTGAGAGTgatcttatttctcttttgcatCAAATTCcgttcaataaattatttcaacagatcctttttatacaatatgaagatgataaatattatcaaaataaaaacttgATTACTGATCACCATATGATAAGaatatttgctttttctaCTATTATTGTAAAACTTCTAAATAAAGGATTGAAAACATATGATTCTCCACGGTATAGACAGTTAGCTAAAAGACTAAGTGCATTAATCAGAGACATAGTTCAATATGTCAGTGATCAGTGGGAAGTATTTGACAAGAGTCAA GTGGCAGATTCATCAATATTGTTGAAATTACAAACTGAATATGATAGTTTTTTGTTAAAAGCAACTCTCTCTATATTTTCCTCTCGGCGATTAGGAGCATGGCAATATTTAGCATCTATCCCATATCATATTGTATCATTAACTACATTATGGCAAATCTTTTATACTTTACATACTGACTCTACATCAacagatgtatgtatgtccaCTGTGACTATAACag AATGGGAAacagaattaaattattctaatgttcgaaaacaatttgaagaaaaattaagcAGTATGCCAGGAGatgaatcatattttttattgacaaCATTTGCAAACATGGCTATGGCAAGAACTTTTATAGATTATGATTTTGTAAGAGCTGCTACAATCGACTTATTTCAA ATAGGATTTCTTAGTGAGAAAACACAAGAATCTTGTTCAAAAGATGCCAGATCACTATTATCTAATTTAACAAATAAGCATCCTACACTTCTTTCAGACATAATACTAAAACTACGAGATAATTTTGGTTCAGTTGGAAAG ttAAGCCTATATTTGTTTACTGAATTAAAAATGGATAAATGGATCCCACAAGAACAAgattttaaaattctttcattttggTTACATCAACATTCACTAGCATCAACTGAAAGTCACTTAGCACGTTTAGTTCTTACCCATATCAATTGGGGACTTGAAGG aaataatttatatcttccTGTTGAAATACATCGTCGCGTAGCACTTTTAATTGTCGAGCTTGTTATGAAATATGTGCCAGATTCTCCTACACAGACTGCTTCTTTGCTAGCAGAAGGAGTTAAACAG GTATCATCTATTGTCAGGCCTCAAAATAGTGAACAAGCATTCAGTTTATGGGCATGGGAAATGCTATCACGTTTAAGATTACATCAACTTGATCAATCTGATGAACTTTCTCAACGTGCAATATCAAATCCAACAGTagcattttcttatttacctGATATGGATTCTGACCCATCTTTAGAAATTTTGAATACAGGAGTAAGAGAAAAGCAACCAATTGCATGTTATGTGGCAGTAATTATGACATTGTGGGGCCATTCCATACCCTTAATTTGTTCTAAAGGATTCAATCAATTACAAACATTACAGtgctattataaatatgaacaAGTATTGATAGCTTTACATCACATTGTGCCATTATTTGTTGATTGCCCTGATTCATTAttcaaaaatgataaatttataagtcTTGTCATTACATTAGTTACGGCTGATAGAACATATATGAAAATGGCTAAGAATCTCATTGCACCTGAATTTCCTGGGCCATTATTGAAACAATTTTCCAGTATGATAGATTCCCATTTATACAAGTATAAAag atattgcTTACATAGCCCTGCAAAGTTAATGTATTTATGGTTAAATGTACTTATACTTGTACCAGATTGGAACAAAGATCAAAATGTTTTACATTTAATGGATACAATAATTCGAGcagtattttttcatttagatACGAGATCAATCATGGAAAATATGTTTCAAAGTTTATATTca CTTGCATTAAAAGGAAACAATGAg aatatagCAACAAATCGAAATCCAGGATCATTAGGTTCTTTTTTAAGTTGGGCAACTGGTTCTACTAATTCTTTAAGCCTTTTGGGTGGATCGACACAATCAATATGGGTTGCATATCAAGTTTTATTAACTGAAcagtatgaaagagaaataaaaacaggATTATGGCGTGAAATTCTAAAAGAATTGTCATTACAAGCTAAAATATCATTAGATACTGCATTGAAg cgAGCCTGTGGTACAGTAAAAATGCAAGCTTTTAATGTTAATGGATTAGCTATATATCGTTGGTCACAACAAGCACTTAATACTCCAATTGAACAtcctattctttctcttctgtgGCAAAACTTCTTCACTCTATTTTTAGCAAGAGTTCCTTCAACTCCAGG AGGTACTGATCAAGGTGGAGTGggtgaaaaattttttgaaggaatgattaatttaaattatttaaaaaaactaaaaaaacgATTACATGAAATAactgaatattttcaattgaaaggagaaaaaggtaTTGATAATGGAAAACCTATTACAGatcaaagaagaatattttatttcaactcTGCTAA ATTTTATAAGACTTTAAATTTATGGCTAGAAGAACCAAGATTACAAGAATCAGGTCTTTACATTCCAGCTTTACCACCACAGTACATGTCGCAAAAACTAATAGTACTTATGCAGGGTGATcaa aaTCCATGGTTTGAATATGTTGATTATTGGTCAGCTCAACAAAGTCAATTAGAAGCTGTACAGGAGTGGGAACAGATTTGTTTCCGGGACCCGGATAATCAATATCAGAAATCAACTTTTGTACCAcctattttattagaaattgtCGACCCattagaaagaatttttaaaagattggATACGTACGAACATCCAGTTTCGCCGCCGTTATTAAGTTCAAACAATAATCTTTTCACTTCTGTATccagagaaaatttatatgcTCCAGAAACAGTTATAACATTGATTAAACCTCATCTTAAAATAATCTTAGATTATGCACAAACTTATAATTTGTTAGTTTCTGAGCATACAGCTATAGATTGTAGTTTTTTGGAATTAATACCTACACTTTATcgagaaattgaaaattatgttACATTACATGCTCTATGTGATCCTGCACCAGTACATCAAAAACGTGTTAGGTCAGGTGTACCACCGATTGTTCACTGTGCTGGTGCTGCGGTGATTAGAATCAAg gtTTCTGAGGCTCATGTTAGTGATGGTGTTGATCATATGATATCTCAAAACAGAGCagaatatgaaaatttattagtgAAAGCAAGTCAACCACCACCTAGTAAAATTACTCAGGGTTGTGTTTTTATGGATCATTTAATTAC tATGCTTGAACACGAATTAAGTGTGAGTCGAATTAACGAAAATACTGCAGTATTACAAAAAGTTCAAAAAAGTGGAGtgcaattattttatcatttggTGGAATTTTATACAGAAGAAGCAGCATTGTGTCCACCAACTAAACAACTTATTACAACCTGTTTAGAAAAACTTGGTCAG ttatttattagtGGAGAAGAAAGTCAAGGACCACAATTGTTAAAAACAATTATGCAAAGACCAAATCTTGGTGGATTGCTTGGTCCCCATTTTACTCCTGTTGCTGGAGGGGCATCAAcatttttacaaatgtatcaaACAGTTGTTGAATTGTCTACTGGGATGAATGTTGATTTATGTTTTGTATTACTTTCTAag TTTGACGTTGCTAGTTGGCTAAATTATAGAAGACCAAGGTTAAGCGAACGATCAACATTTATAGATTTAATTTCTAGAGCTCTATCTAATATTGGACTTAATCCAGAAGAGGAAAAACTTATATTACATGAG TTATTTCGCAATCATTTGCGACTTATTCTTCTACATGAATTTCCTGAACATTATGGTGAAGTTCTTAGTACTATATTAAAGGGCAGTGAAAGTCAAACTTTGTCCTTAGACGTTTGGCGTGATTTATTAGGTACTCTAAGTGGAAAATCGAAAAGTGCAGTAGTAAtacatttatcaaaaattaggGATGAAATACGTCATTATGCAACAGAGCAAAGACTTCTTTCTCGTCAAGAg atGCATGACACTGCAGTCTTACTTAGTAGACATTTTATGAAAGAACGTTTGCAATATGGTCTTTATGGATTATATCCAAAATATAGAGTCTACAATGATCCATTAACAGTATTTTTGGGTATGGTAGGACATGCTCTTGTCGTACTAACACTTCAATCTGATAGAGGTTCTTTGGCAGATCAAT tATGCGAAAAAATATGGCCTGCTTTAAGTGAAATGTATGCACCTTGGATTACACCTTATTGGACTAGAAACTTAAGAGAACCAACTGCAGCATGGATCCAACAACTCACAGATGATAGATCAGTTCTACTGCCATGGATTATTACAGATGGACCATATGCAAATAGAATTGTATCAATGTTTGTGGAAtgtattagatttattattgACACAATGCCAGCATCTAACAAGATACTGTCTTTTGTCTGGCATTTTTATGTTACTAATTTTGCTCATCCTTCAATCAAAGATCACATATTGAATGTGATACATGGTAACTTTTTATCACTCCCATGGGACCGATTCTGTCCTAGTATTGGTGATGTTGAGCTCATGATTAAAGTAATCGATCAGTATTTACCAGATAGTCATCTATTTCTTGGAAGTGTATTTACATGTATCAATTGGTCATCATGGATAAACGAGTCATTAACAACTTTTCCTTTAGCAATCGTTGCTAGAATGCACatatgtttattaaatttaattgtaaaattatcaaatgaaCCAAATGTAAGACAG AATGAAAGAGCAATACAGCTCATTACACAGGCAATAACATTTTCATGGCATTTAGTTGATGCAGCTGCCTATGATCAAGTAATTAACTGGCATGTCATGAGTTGTGATCCTAGAGTTATTCTTTCTCTAGATTGTGAACAAATTCATCCTATAGATATAGctttaaataa TTTATTAAAGGTAGTTGCAGCTTATGATCCCAGTGTAGCATATTATCACCCAactacattaaaaaaaagacagatatATGTACGCTCTTcagtgaaattattaattaattgcacAACTAGATATAAATCACTATTATCTACAAATTCTAAAGCTTTTACAAGTACGTTATCTCGTATGTTAGATGAAATGGAAGCTGTTATTGATA CTGTTTCAGAAACCCAACAGATTCCAGAAGCAGGTTTATTAGTAACTgaatttcttcattctatAAACCAAAGTGGACCATTAGTTGATTATCTTCGAACTAGTTGGACAACTTGGTTATTGCAAAGATCTGCAAGTAGTCCTGTACTCATGGGTGTACTTAAGGTTATAGGTATAGTGATAGCTTCTTCATCTACATTAGGAGAACTTATGGAGGCTGCTTTGGAAgcttattttaaatatactg TGATTTCTGAAGATGGTAGGCCAACATGGGCTGCagttttaacaattttacaaCCTGTGGTACCACGACAACCTCCTCTGGAATCAGTATTAGTTTCAGAAGGAAGACTTTTAGCTCTCTATTCTGTGTTGTTAAAAAGACTTCCTTCATGTAGAGATATTAGAGAAGAAGGTATGCTTCTTATCAATTTAATTGACTGGATTACTGCTATCAAGACTAc ggatataatggaagaaaaattacCATTATTATGGGCAAAAGCATGTGAATTAGCATACAGGCAATGTCAATACAGTGAAAATACTGTAATAGCTGCTAGAGCTCTGAAAGGGCTAGCACGTGCATTGATTGCATTAGCTGATGATGCTGGACAAGGATGGGGTATTTTAGGAGCTATCGGGCTCAGAAAAGGTTCTCAGCTTTCTATTAg GTGTAAGTTTTTAAGTCGCGCAATTGGTGTATATTGTTTAGCACAGCTTCCAGAATCGAAATGTGAACATCAAATAGTAAGATTTACTTCTCATTCCCCTGGCGTCGCACCGTCTAGGTCACCTGACCCAGATACTGCAGAAATTCGACCTAGTGTAGAGGCCATAAAAGCTATGCAGAATCTAGAAGGTCTTTTACTTAACAAGCAATATGTAGAACTTAAAGGTGACATAGAAAGATCGATCAGATTAATTAGAGATTCTGCTAATTCACTGCATAATGCTGTAGTTGTAATAGGTGCATTGACAGGAGAGTTATATCATCAAAGGTATCTTCATGTTTTAACAGAATAA